One Vitis vinifera cultivar Pinot Noir 40024 chromosome 8, ASM3070453v1 genomic window carries:
- the LOC100264838 gene encoding probable glutathione S-transferase, translated as MAEEVKLIGMWVSSFSLRVEIALKLKGVQYEYIEVDLTNKSPLLLKSNPVHKKVPVLLHNGKPIAESLVILEYIDETWKDNPILPQHPYDRAMARFWAKYIDEKCVPALWKACWCEEKEREKAVEEACVCLKTLENELKDKKFFGGESVGFVDIVANFIGFWVGAIGEAVGVELLTRDKFPILCKWSDEHVGCRVIKENLPSKDKVVAFYRTRVESAS; from the exons ATGGCTGAAGAAGTGAAGCTAATTGGGATGTGGGTAAGCTCATTTAGTCTCAGAGTAGAGATTGCTCTGAAACTGAAAGGAGTCCAGTATGAGTACATTGAAGTTGATCTCACTAACAAGAGTCCTTTGCTTCTCAAATCTAACCCTGTTCACAAGAAGGTCCCTGTGCTCTTGCACAACGGGAAGCCCATCGCGGAATCACTCGTTATCCTCGAGTACATCGACGAGACCTGGAAAGACAATCCTATCTTGCCTCAGCACCCTTACGACAGAGCCATGGCACGTTTCTGGGCCAAATACATAGATGAAAAG TGTGTGCCTGCACTGTGGAAAGCTTGTTGGTGCGAAGAGAAGGAACGAGAGAAGGCCGTGGAAGAAGCATGCGTGTGCCTGAAAACGCTAGAAAATGAGCTCAAGGATAAGAAGTTTTTTGGAGGAGAGAGTGTCGGATTTGTAGATATCGTTGCCAATTTCATAGGCTTTTGGGTTGGAGCTATTGGAGAAGCGGTTGGAGTGGAATTGCTGACAAGAGACAAATTTCCAATATTATGCAAATGGAGTGATGAGCACGTCGGGTGCCGGGTGATCAAGGAAAATCTGCCTTCCAAAGATAAGGTCGTGGCCTTTTATCGGACCCGGGTTGAAAGCGCCAGTTAA